From the Rhinolophus sinicus isolate RSC01 linkage group LG02, ASM3656204v1, whole genome shotgun sequence genome, one window contains:
- the REST gene encoding RE1-silencing transcription factor, with protein MATQVMGQSSGGGGLFNGSGNIGMALPNDMYDLHDLSKAELAAPQLIMLANVALTGEVNGSCCDYLVGEERQMAELMPVGDNNFSDSDGEGLEESPEIKGEPNGLENMGLESLELSVAEPQPVFEVSAAPEIYNSNKDLPPETPGTEDKCKNLKTKPFRCKPCQYEAESEEQFVHHIRVHSAKKFFVEESAEKQAKARESGSSTAEEGDFSKGPIRCDRCGYNTNRYDHYTAHLKHHTRAGDNERVYKCIICTYTTVSEYHWRKHLRNHFPRKVYTCGKCNYFSDRKNNYVQHVRTHTGERPYKCELCPYSSSQKTHLTRHMRTHSGEKPFKCDQCSYVASNQHEVTRHARQVHNGPKPLNCPHCDYKTADRSNFKKHVELHVNPRQFNCPVCDYAASKKCNLQYHFKSKHPTCPNKTMDVSKVKLKKTKKREADLPDNNNTNEKTETEQTKVKGDVAGKKNEKSVKVEKKDNVSKEKKPCINASIQVTTRTRKSAMETKEMDVHSGNNSEKTCKTKKSKRKMETEAHSLQEPINDEEPVTKKRKKTESKSKNSQEMPKGDNKVEENKKQNACMKKSTKKKNLKNKSSKKSSKSAQGEPAQRERAHGEPAQGEPAQTEPPQTELPPPMEPPQVGPAQTEPPPMELVQKEPVEMEEPPAVEPPPPPPPPPPPPPMEPSFHMEPSPKKSPRKDNKKEKSNMNEMARKEQVLIEVGLVPVKDSPLLKESTGAQDLLAPSSPLPKENLKEEESKDQKLFTQGEENKEAPLQKVEAEGADKSLVGPAPVIKESANISSSEQNLNMPEGETLDGEHQADTKLCGMDMDTDENKTENPPGKDSAVEEPVSPLLLPLPIEKGEAVSKTAVASSPVTMAIHESQEMDEDEGIHSHDGSDLSDNMSEGSDDSGLNGARPIPQGTSRKNAKEALVVKVAEGDFVCIFCDRSFRKEKDYSKHLNRHLVNVYFLEKAAKGQE; from the exons ATGGCCACCCAGGTAATGGGGCAGTCATCTGGAGGAGGAGGACTGTTCAACGGCAGTGGCAATATTGGCATGGCCTTGCCTAATGACATGTATGACTTGCATGACCTCTCCAAAGCTGAACTGGCTGCGCCTCAGCTTATCATGTTAGCAAATGTGGCGTTAACAGGAGAAGTAAATGGCAGCTGCTGTGATTACCTGGTTGGCGAAGAAAGACAGATGGCAGAATTGATGCCAGTTGGGGATAACAACTTTTCAGATAGTGATGGAGAAGGACTTGAGGAATCACCTGAAATAAAAGGTGAACCCAATGGACTGGAAAACATGGGACTGGAAAGTTTGGAACTCAGTGTTGCAGAACCACAGCCTGTGTTTGAGGTTTCAGCTGCCCCAGAAATTTACAACTCGAATAAAGATCTTCCTCCTGAAACACCCGGAACAGAGGACAAATGCAAGAACTTGAAGACCAAACCCTTTCGCTGTAAGCCATGCCAGTATGAAGCAGAATCTGAAGAACAGTTTGTGCATCACATCAGAGTTCATAGTGCCAAGAAATTTTTTGTGGAAGAAAGTGCAGAGAAACAAGCAAAAGCCAGGGAATCTGGCTCTTCCACTGCAGAAGAGGGAGATTTCTCCAAGGGCCCCATTCGCTGTGACCGCTGTGGCTACAATACCAATCGATATGATCACTATACTGCTCACCTGAAACACCACACCAGAGCTGGGGATAATGAGCGAGTCTACAAGTGCATCATTTGCACATACACCACAGTAAGCGAATATCACTGGAGAAAACACTTGAGAAACCATTTTCCAAGGAAAGTATACACATGTGGAAAATGCAACTAtttttcagacagaaaaaacaattATGTTCAGCATGTTCGAACTCATACAG GAGAACGCCCATATAAATGTGAACTTTGTCCTTACTCAAGTTCTCAGAAGACTCATCTAACTAGACATATGCGTACTCATTCAG GTGAGAAGCCATTTAAATGTGATCAGTGCAGTTATGTGGCCTCTAATCAACATGAAGTAACCCGCCATGCAAGACAGGTTCACAATGGGCCTAAACCTCTTAACTGCCCACACTGTGACTATAAAACAGCAGATAGAAGTAACTTCAAAAAACATGTAGAGCTACATGTTAATCCACGGCAGTTCAATTGTCCTGTATGCGACTATGCAGCTTCCAAGAAGTGTAATCTTCAGTATCATTTCAAATCTAAGCATCCTACATGTCCTAATAAAACAATGGATGTCTCAAAAGTGaaactaaagaaaaccaaaaagcgAGAGGCTGATTTGCCTGATAACAATAATAccaatgaaaaaacagaaacagagcagACAAAAGTAAAGGGGGATGTGgctggaaagaaaaatgagaagtctgtaaaagtggagaaaaaagataatgtttcaaaagagaaaaagcctTGTATTAATGCTTCAATCCAAGTGACTACCAGAACTCGCAAATCAGCAATGGAAACTAAAGAGATGGATGTGCATAGTGGGAATAATTCAGAAAAAACCTGCAAAaccaagaaaagcaaaaggaagatgGAAACTGAAGCCCATTCTTTACAAGAGCCTATTAACGATGAGGAACCTgtgacaaaaaagagaaagaagacagaaagcaaatccaAAAATAGTCAGGAAATGCCAAAGGGTGACAACAAAGTAGAggagaataaaaagcaaaatgcttgcatgaaaaaaagtacaaagaagaaaaacctgaaaaataaatcaagtaaaaAGAGCAGCAAGTCTGCTCAGGGGGAGCCTGCTCAGAGGGAGCGTGCTCACGGGGAGCCTGCTCAGGGAGAGCCTGCTCAGACAGAGCCTCCTCAGACAGAGCTTCCGCCTCCCATGGAGCCTCCTCAGGTGGGGCCTGCTCAGACAGAGCCTCCTCCCATGGAGCTTGTTCAGAAGGAGCCTGTTGAGATGGAGGAGCCTCCTGCTGTggagcctcctcctcctcctcctcctcctcctcctcctcctcctatgGAGCCTTCTTTTCACATGGAACCGAGTCCCAAAAAGTCTCCTCgaaaagataataaaaaggaaaagtctAACATGAATGAAATGGCACGGAAGGAGCAAGTCCTTATTGAAGTTGGCTTAGTGCCTGTTAAAGACAGTCCACTTCTAAAGGAAAGTACAGGTGCACAAGATCTCTTAGCTCCATCATCACCGCTGCCaaaggaaaacttaaaagaaGAGGAATCAAAAGACCAAAAATTATTCACCCAAGGcgaagaaaataaagaagctcCTCTTCAAAAAGTAGAAGCAGAAGGGGCAGATAAGAGTCTAGTTGGTCCTGCTCCAGTTATCAAGGAATCTGCCAATATTTCATCCTCTGAACAAAACTTGAATATGCCAGAGGGAGAAACTTTAGATGGTGAACATCAGGCTGACACTAAGCTTTGTGGAATGGATATGGAtactgatgaaaacaaaacagagaatccCCCTGGTAAAGACTCAGCAGTTGAGGAACCAGTTTCGCCCCTGCTTCTTCCCCTACCAATAGAAAAAGGTGAAGCAGTGTCCAAAACTGCTGTGGCATCATCTCCTGTTACCATGGCAATACATGAGTCTCAGGAAATGGATGAAGATGAAGGCATCCACAGTCATGATGGAAGTGACCTAAGTGACAACATGTCAGAGGGTAGTGATGATTCTGGATTGAATGGGGCTCGGCCAATTCCACAAGGAACTAGTAGAAAAAATGCAAAGGAAGCCTTGGTAGTCAAAGTGGCTGAGGGGgattttgtttgtatcttctgTGATCGttcttttagaaaggaaaaagattacAGCAAACACCTCAATCGCCATTTGGTTAATGTATACTTCCTTGAAAAAGCAGCTAAAGGGCAGGAGTAA